In Alicyclobacillus macrosporangiidus CPP55, a single window of DNA contains:
- a CDS encoding zinc-dependent alcohol dehydrogenase family protein: MKAARIVEHRQPLQIEEVPDPTPGPHDAVVRVQASGICRSDWHAWMGDWSWIGLTPELPIIPGHEFGGEVVEVGHEVRSFRLGDRVTVPFHYACGHCEYCHSGVPNLCLDTRVYGISWDGGYAEYVLVRNADFNLIRLPESVDALTAAAIGCRYMTGYHGVMRGNVKPGQWVAVQGAGGVGLSAIQVATAVGAQVIAVDIDDEKLEKARQEGAVAVVNARRDNVPEAIREITQGGAHVGIDALGVRETVLNSVLSLRKGGRHVQIGLTTAEEGGIVGLPIDAITAMELEIVGSLGNPHPKYTGLLQLVASGRLRPTTLVERQVSLDDVNEVFQNMTEFRTRGFNIITRF; the protein is encoded by the coding sequence ATGAAAGCAGCGCGCATCGTGGAACACCGGCAGCCTCTGCAGATTGAGGAGGTGCCGGATCCGACCCCCGGACCGCATGATGCGGTGGTTCGTGTACAGGCCAGCGGTATCTGCCGCAGCGACTGGCACGCTTGGATGGGGGATTGGTCGTGGATCGGGCTCACGCCTGAGCTGCCCATCATCCCTGGGCACGAATTCGGGGGAGAGGTGGTAGAGGTCGGTCACGAAGTGCGGTCTTTTCGTCTCGGGGACCGGGTGACCGTACCGTTTCACTACGCCTGTGGCCACTGTGAATACTGCCACTCCGGGGTCCCCAACCTGTGCCTGGACACCAGGGTGTATGGGATCAGTTGGGACGGCGGCTACGCCGAGTACGTGTTGGTGCGTAACGCGGATTTCAATTTAATACGTCTCCCGGAGAGCGTGGACGCGCTGACGGCGGCCGCCATCGGCTGCCGGTACATGACCGGCTACCACGGGGTGATGCGCGGCAATGTCAAACCCGGGCAGTGGGTCGCGGTACAGGGGGCGGGCGGTGTCGGCCTGTCCGCCATCCAGGTGGCGACGGCGGTGGGAGCCCAGGTGATCGCGGTCGATATCGACGATGAGAAGCTGGAAAAGGCCCGACAGGAAGGGGCCGTGGCGGTTGTCAATGCCCGGCGGGACAACGTACCCGAGGCCATTCGCGAGATCACCCAAGGTGGGGCCCACGTGGGCATCGACGCGCTCGGCGTGCGCGAGACGGTGTTGAATTCCGTCCTGTCGCTGCGAAAGGGGGGGCGGCACGTTCAAATCGGACTGACCACCGCGGAGGAAGGCGGCATCGTGGGGCTGCCAATTGACGCCATTACGGCCATGGAACTGGAGATCGTCGGGAGCCTCGGCAACCCGCATCCTAAGTACACCGGGCTGCTCCAGTTGGTCGCGAGCGGGCGGCTCCGTCCCACGACATTGGTGGAGCGTCAGGTGTCGCTGGACGATGTCAACGAGGTGTTCCAGAATATGACCGAGTTCCGCACACGCGGATTCAATATCATCACCCGCTTTTGA
- a CDS encoding YitT family protein: MLVGAALAAVGLEEFLIPNDIIDGGITGISIILAHVTGIRLGVFLFVLNLPFLIVGYQQIGRTFAWSTLFSIIVLSITATLLVPVPGVTDDPLLAAVFGGIIVGIGVGLVIRSGGSSDGTEVVAVVLNRRLPWSIGQLIMFMNIFILGSAGFFFGWNRAMYSLIAYFIAFKTIDVVTTGFEETKSVWIISDRYREIGEAMLHRLGRGVTYLQGEGAFTGDDKKVLFSVISRLEEAKLKSIVEDLDEDAFLAIAPIAEVRGGRFKKKSIH, encoded by the coding sequence ATGCTGGTGGGCGCCGCCCTGGCCGCTGTCGGCCTGGAGGAGTTCCTCATCCCGAACGATATCATCGACGGCGGAATCACCGGGATCTCCATCATCCTCGCCCATGTCACAGGCATTCGCCTAGGTGTGTTTCTCTTCGTGCTGAACCTGCCGTTTCTCATCGTCGGCTACCAACAGATCGGACGTACCTTCGCTTGGTCCACCCTGTTCTCCATCATCGTGCTGTCCATCACGGCCACCTTACTGGTGCCTGTGCCCGGCGTAACGGACGATCCGCTGCTCGCCGCGGTGTTTGGCGGCATCATTGTCGGCATCGGGGTGGGGCTCGTAATCCGCAGCGGTGGATCGTCGGACGGAACCGAAGTGGTCGCGGTCGTTCTAAACCGCCGGCTCCCATGGTCCATCGGACAGCTGATCATGTTTATGAATATCTTCATCCTCGGCAGCGCCGGGTTCTTTTTCGGATGGAATCGCGCCATGTACTCCCTCATCGCCTACTTTATCGCCTTCAAGACCATCGACGTGGTCACGACCGGCTTCGAAGAGACCAAATCGGTCTGGATCATCAGCGACAGATACCGGGAAATCGGCGAAGCCATGCTCCACCGGCTCGGACGCGGCGTCACCTACCTCCAAGGAGAGGGGGCGTTCACGGGAGACGACAAGAAGGTGTTGTTCAGCGTCATCTCCCGCCTCGAGGAGGCCAAACTCAAGTCCATCGTCGAAGACCTGGACGAGGATGCTTTTTTGGCCATCGCTCCCATCGCGGAGGTTCGCGGCGGGCGGTTCAAGAAAAAGAGCATTCACTAA
- a CDS encoding sigma-70 family RNA polymerase sigma factor yields MAESWDGIWGYIYAVTKDPHTTDDLAQDVFVRAYTHWDQFRGESSRKTWLFKIARNICRDHQRSAFFRRVIPMDAMKLHNVSSAHARSSEDEAMQVFENHALWEAIFRLRKIYREVILLHIREDLTFKEIASILNVSESTVRSRYRRALEQLQDTIGKEMMESGI; encoded by the coding sequence ATGGCCGAGTCTTGGGACGGAATATGGGGCTACATCTATGCAGTGACGAAGGATCCACATACAACTGACGATCTGGCGCAAGACGTGTTTGTACGTGCTTATACGCACTGGGACCAGTTCCGTGGCGAATCATCTCGCAAGACGTGGTTATTCAAGATTGCGCGGAACATATGTCGCGATCACCAGAGATCCGCCTTCTTTCGCCGAGTAATTCCTATGGACGCCATGAAACTCCATAACGTGAGTTCGGCGCATGCTCGGTCATCAGAGGATGAGGCTATGCAGGTTTTTGAAAATCACGCATTGTGGGAGGCCATCTTTCGTCTGCGAAAGATTTACCGGGAAGTCATCTTGCTCCACATACGCGAAGACCTGACGTTCAAAGAGATAGCGTCGATCCTAAATGTATCCGAAAGTACCGTCCGAAGCCGTTACAGAAGAGCGTTAGAACAGTTGCAAGACACAATTGGTAAGGAGATGATGGAGAGTGGCATTTGA
- a CDS encoding anthranilate synthase component I family protein — MRSGGSYCDPFYLYLHVSDTLGEGQAFLLDAARDAGPPQYQMSLIGAVPLLEVQVKDGEVAVFAEADLASYVTHRLEEAGFHADGVPEPGVPGTSRFLPSVVEPLAWIGHVDDPMVLLEALRAILRDVQGPQTVPFSSGFLGYLGYDAVHYLERLPKTTVDDRGLPDIRLQWHAVMIHLQEDQVRVFDALDGLSKVYTPEAVKALAARIDQVRALVSSYLEHPVAPRFPEAPAEPAEAVDDVSQEEFEANVERAKAYIRAGDIFQVVLSKRVRVEKRVHPYAAYDRLRRLNPSPYMFMAEYPGFRLFGASPEAQFRAVGGVAEMKPIAGTSKGRGRTPEEDEQLRRRLLEDEKERAEHVMLVDLCRNDLGRVCQVGSVRVDALMEVEPYSHLFHLVSRVSGRLRPDVSVFHALLATFPAGTLSGAPKIRAMEIIDELERYRRGPYGGMIGVIDFDANANTAIVIRTVVEHEGVYYVQVGAGIVADSDPHQEWLECGHKAGAVMDVLGVRRPVTQGV, encoded by the coding sequence ATGAGGAGTGGCGGTTCGTATTGTGATCCTTTTTACCTGTACCTTCACGTCTCGGACACGCTGGGGGAAGGACAGGCGTTTTTGTTGGACGCGGCGCGCGACGCGGGACCTCCGCAGTACCAGATGAGCCTGATCGGCGCAGTGCCGCTGCTGGAGGTTCAGGTGAAAGACGGCGAGGTCGCCGTGTTTGCGGAGGCGGATCTGGCTTCCTACGTGACGCATAGGCTGGAGGAGGCCGGTTTTCACGCGGACGGTGTACCGGAGCCCGGTGTCCCAGGGACGAGCCGGTTTTTGCCCAGCGTGGTCGAGCCCTTGGCCTGGATCGGTCACGTGGACGATCCGATGGTCCTGCTCGAAGCGCTGCGCGCCATCCTGCGCGACGTGCAGGGGCCGCAGACGGTGCCGTTCTCGAGCGGGTTTCTGGGCTACCTGGGCTACGACGCGGTGCACTACCTGGAGCGGCTGCCAAAGACCACCGTCGACGACCGGGGGTTGCCGGATATCCGCCTGCAGTGGCACGCCGTGATGATCCATCTCCAGGAGGACCAGGTCCGGGTGTTCGACGCCTTGGACGGACTGTCGAAAGTGTACACGCCTGAAGCGGTGAAGGCGTTGGCGGCGCGGATCGATCAGGTGCGTGCCCTGGTGTCATCGTACCTCGAACACCCCGTTGCGCCTCGCTTCCCAGAAGCGCCGGCCGAACCGGCCGAGGCGGTCGACGACGTAAGCCAGGAGGAGTTCGAGGCCAACGTCGAGCGGGCGAAGGCGTACATCCGGGCGGGGGACATCTTTCAGGTGGTGCTTTCAAAGCGGGTCCGTGTGGAGAAACGGGTTCACCCGTACGCCGCGTACGATCGGCTGCGCAGGTTGAACCCGTCCCCTTACATGTTCATGGCGGAGTATCCGGGGTTTCGCCTGTTCGGCGCCAGCCCCGAGGCCCAGTTCCGCGCGGTGGGCGGCGTCGCGGAGATGAAGCCCATCGCGGGAACGTCGAAAGGGCGGGGGCGCACGCCCGAGGAGGACGAGCAGCTTCGCCGGCGTCTCCTGGAGGATGAGAAGGAGCGGGCTGAACACGTGATGCTGGTCGATCTGTGCCGCAACGACCTCGGCCGCGTCTGCCAGGTCGGTTCCGTTCGGGTGGACGCGTTGATGGAGGTGGAACCGTACTCCCACCTGTTCCACCTGGTGTCGCGCGTGTCCGGGCGACTGCGTCCGGACGTCAGCGTGTTTCACGCGCTCCTGGCGACGTTCCCCGCGGGGACGCTGTCCGGGGCGCCGAAGATTCGGGCCATGGAGATCATCGACGAGCTGGAGCGGTACCGGCGCGGGCCGTACGGCGGGATGATCGGCGTGATCGACTTTGACGCCAACGCCAACACGGCCATCGTCATTCGCACCGTTGTGGAACACGAAGGCGTGTACTATGTGCAGGTGGGGGCGGGCATCGTGGCGGACAGCGATCCGCATCAGGAGTGGCTTGAGTGCGGCCACAAGGCGGGCGCAGTCATGGACGTGCTGGGTGTCCGGCGGCCGGTGACGCAGGGGGTGTGA
- a CDS encoding anthranilate synthase component II, which yields MLLVIDNYDSFTYNLVQYCAELGADVAVRRNSAPLSELVDLRPDALLVSPGPCTPNEAGCSLDAIRHFAGRIPVLGVCLGHQALGQAFGGRVVSAPRLMHGKTSLIRHHGDPLFTGVPNPFQATRYHSLVVERESLPDTFDVIADCDGVIMGLRHRPTGAAGVQFHPESILTPEGKRMLANFLAS from the coding sequence ATGCTCCTCGTGATCGACAACTACGACTCCTTCACGTACAACCTCGTACAGTACTGCGCGGAACTGGGGGCGGATGTGGCAGTCCGCCGAAACAGCGCGCCCCTCTCGGAATTGGTGGACCTGCGGCCGGACGCGCTCCTCGTGTCGCCCGGGCCCTGCACACCGAATGAGGCCGGATGCTCCCTGGATGCCATCCGGCACTTCGCGGGCCGCATCCCCGTGCTCGGCGTGTGCCTGGGCCACCAGGCGTTGGGGCAGGCGTTCGGCGGCCGCGTGGTAAGCGCCCCACGCCTGATGCACGGGAAGACCTCACTCATCCGCCATCACGGCGATCCCCTGTTCACCGGCGTCCCCAACCCATTTCAGGCGACGCGCTACCACTCCTTGGTGGTGGAGCGCGAATCGCTGCCGGACACATTCGACGTGATCGCCGATTGCGACGGGGTAATCATGGGTCTGCGCCATCGTCCGACGGGTGCGGCAGGGGTGCAGTTCCATCCGGAGTCCATTCTGACGCCCGAGGGGAAGCGAATGCTCGCCAATTTCTTGGCCAGTTGA
- a CDS encoding ATP-binding protein, with translation MNYQVVNISSEYDIYYALSTVRHFVKQLPFSESDQQKIFVSVSELTRNVLDHAYGKGNFCCELMDEGIRFTVTDHGPGIVDLDEVLKGKRKSSSRGLGLGLSGVMRLMDECWIETSTRGTKVVAIKWAGNK, from the coding sequence ATGAACTATCAAGTTGTCAATATCTCGTCGGAATATGATATTTATTATGCGTTAAGTACCGTACGACATTTTGTGAAGCAACTACCTTTTTCTGAGTCAGATCAGCAGAAGATTTTTGTCAGCGTTTCGGAGTTAACCCGAAACGTTTTGGATCACGCCTATGGCAAGGGCAATTTTTGTTGTGAATTGATGGATGAGGGAATACGTTTCACAGTCACAGATCACGGGCCAGGAATTGTCGATTTGGATGAAGTTTTGAAGGGCAAAAGGAAATCGTCGTCGCGTGGATTAGGCCTCGGATTATCCGGTGTGATGAGATTAATGGACGAATGTTGGATTGAGACTTCAACGAGAGGAACGAAAGTCGTTGCAATCAAATGGGCGGGCAACAAGTAA
- a CDS encoding alpha/beta-type small acid-soluble spore protein: MPSRNQYVTPQVGNALQQMKYEIATEFGVNLGGETTSRENGSVGGEITKRLVAFAEQHLSGPLR, encoded by the coding sequence ATGCCGAGTCGGAATCAGTACGTGACTCCGCAGGTGGGCAATGCGCTGCAACAGATGAAATACGAAATTGCAACCGAGTTTGGTGTGAACTTGGGCGGTGAGACCACATCGCGGGAAAACGGGTCGGTCGGTGGTGAGATCACCAAGCGCCTGGTGGCGTTCGCGGAGCAACACCTGTCCGGTCCGCTGCGTTGA
- a CDS encoding STAS domain-containing protein — protein sequence MNAHEIFDKKARLLVEDRQHELIMLAKEIGKTAAKNGVPLMVKLELSQAFRKLYWNFLHYYYKNVELDMEGFFQLGIKTNSILDLYIFHYFSSYLEYKDELLRSHRETIDDLSVPIIPLSASMAVLPIVGTLDTYRAKKVQERTLNQISALKIQKIIIDLSGVAFMDTAVVGHLFRIVEGIGLLGCKAIITGIRPEIANTMIELGIPFTEKVETKASLQQALEEN from the coding sequence TTGAATGCGCATGAAATTTTCGATAAGAAGGCAAGACTTTTAGTTGAGGATAGGCAGCATGAACTGATTATGCTGGCCAAGGAAATTGGCAAGACTGCTGCAAAAAATGGTGTTCCTTTGATGGTTAAATTGGAGTTATCTCAGGCGTTCCGCAAATTATACTGGAATTTCTTGCATTACTATTATAAGAATGTCGAGCTTGATATGGAAGGTTTCTTCCAACTTGGAATCAAGACGAATTCGATTTTGGATCTCTATATTTTCCACTATTTTTCAAGTTATCTGGAGTACAAAGATGAACTGCTTCGTTCTCATCGTGAAACGATTGATGATTTGTCGGTTCCAATCATTCCATTATCCGCTTCCATGGCGGTGTTGCCCATCGTTGGCACATTAGATACCTATCGGGCGAAGAAAGTTCAGGAACGGACGTTGAATCAGATTTCCGCCTTAAAAATACAAAAGATCATCATCGATTTGTCAGGCGTCGCGTTCATGGATACAGCTGTGGTGGGACATTTGTTCCGTATTGTAGAAGGAATTGGTTTGCTCGGATGTAAAGCGATTATCACAGGCATCCGCCCGGAAATCGCGAATACAATGATTGAACTCGGAATTCCATTTACCGAAAAGGTTGAAACCAAAGCATCTTTGCAGCAAGCATTAGAGGAAAATTAA
- a CDS encoding endonuclease/exonuclease/phosphatase family protein, with protein MRRRIIRKLFIVMVVLCWAGNRPGEGTGPVQAAVDPASQTVTVMSYNIHWGEGLDGRYDLGRIARVIEQVHPDIVGLQEVNVHWDERSRFDDQVQWLARTLHMHAFFAPIYSKGTAPGKGIGVRPDAAGPFPQTGGPSPATGVAILTRYPILRAQNHAICRLSTIEKALFPAWYPGFADVVVQIGGVSVRVYNTHLDYRRNPYIRRLQVRDMLSIIDRQPEPAWQILLGDLNAEPSAPELAPLWKRFNNPLESDPNLKTYPADVPSRRIDYVLVSPGLEVKKVWIPETTASDHRPVTAVVSVGTRLNRVEGWKPRPRLNTGGVKSG; from the coding sequence GTGAGAAGGCGGATCATCCGGAAGCTCTTCATCGTCATGGTGGTTCTGTGTTGGGCAGGGAACCGACCCGGAGAGGGGACAGGGCCGGTGCAGGCGGCGGTTGACCCCGCCTCACAGACAGTCACCGTCATGAGCTACAACATCCACTGGGGAGAAGGTTTGGATGGACGATATGATCTCGGCCGGATTGCCCGCGTGATCGAACAGGTCCACCCGGATATCGTCGGCTTGCAGGAGGTCAATGTGCACTGGGACGAGCGAAGTCGGTTCGACGACCAAGTTCAGTGGTTGGCACGCACCCTGCACATGCACGCGTTTTTCGCGCCGATCTACAGTAAGGGAACCGCGCCGGGCAAGGGAATCGGTGTCCGTCCGGATGCGGCAGGCCCCTTCCCCCAGACCGGGGGCCCGTCGCCGGCAACAGGTGTGGCCATCCTGACGAGATACCCTATCCTCCGCGCGCAGAACCATGCCATCTGCCGGCTCTCTACCATCGAAAAGGCGCTGTTCCCCGCTTGGTACCCTGGATTCGCCGATGTCGTCGTCCAAATCGGCGGGGTATCCGTCCGCGTCTACAACACCCACCTGGATTACCGGCGCAACCCGTACATCCGGCGACTGCAGGTCCGCGACATGCTGTCCATCATCGACCGCCAGCCGGAACCTGCCTGGCAAATCCTATTGGGTGATCTCAACGCTGAGCCGAGCGCCCCGGAACTGGCACCGCTTTGGAAGCGGTTCAACAATCCGCTGGAAAGTGACCCGAACCTAAAGACCTATCCTGCGGACGTCCCAAGCCGACGGATTGACTATGTGCTGGTCTCCCCCGGCCTGGAAGTGAAGAAGGTGTGGATCCCTGAGACCACAGCTTCGGACCACCGGCCCGTCACCGCGGTCGTGTCTGTCGGGACGCGGCTCAACCGGGTGGAAGGGTGGAAGCCGCGCCCCCGTCTGAACACAGGTGGCGTCAAAAGCGGGTGA
- a CDS encoding DUF3892 domain-containing protein, whose amino-acid sequence MGTKFVGVRKDGHGNITHLLTNDGRVVSIDEARTMALNGEVDSLSDVHADGTWEIHGTAGSAEYAEGSNLDQLPEF is encoded by the coding sequence ATGGGAACCAAATTTGTCGGCGTCCGCAAGGACGGGCACGGTAACATCACGCACCTATTGACGAACGACGGCCGTGTGGTGTCCATTGACGAAGCACGCACCATGGCACTGAACGGCGAGGTGGATTCGCTGTCCGACGTGCACGCAGATGGCACGTGGGAGATCCATGGCACGGCCGGATCGGCGGAATACGCCGAGGGGAGTAATCTTGATCAGCTCCCGGAGTTCTAG
- a CDS encoding methylated-DNA--[protein]-cysteine S-methyltransferase, giving the protein MDVEKETVFWGRVEHGDWTLYVVVHKDGRLCCVTVPGEVFEAMEMWIHQHHPGADLVFDPDVTRRCREELLEYLRGERRTFTMPLAPHGTPFQTRVWQTLMQIPYGEVWTYADLARAIGRPTAVRAVAAANGANPMPIVVPCHRVIGSDGTLTGYSGGLHIKAWLLELEGHRLWNGKRAVSSKEIAALTPRTRVVPAALQEQ; this is encoded by the coding sequence ATGGACGTGGAGAAGGAGACCGTGTTCTGGGGACGGGTGGAGCACGGAGACTGGACGCTGTACGTGGTCGTGCACAAGGATGGCCGGCTGTGTTGTGTCACTGTCCCTGGCGAGGTGTTTGAGGCCATGGAGATGTGGATTCATCAGCACCATCCTGGGGCGGACCTCGTCTTTGATCCGGACGTGACAAGGCGGTGCCGGGAGGAGCTTCTGGAGTACTTGCGGGGGGAGCGGCGCACGTTTACGATGCCGTTGGCCCCTCACGGCACTCCGTTTCAGACACGGGTGTGGCAAACGTTAATGCAGATCCCGTATGGAGAGGTCTGGACGTACGCTGACTTGGCCAGGGCCATCGGGCGGCCGACGGCGGTTCGCGCGGTGGCGGCCGCCAACGGAGCGAATCCCATGCCCATCGTGGTGCCTTGCCACCGGGTGATTGGGAGTGACGGCACATTGACGGGATACAGCGGAGGGCTCCACATCAAAGCCTGGCTGCTGGAATTGGAAGGACACCGGTTGTGGAACGGGAAGAGAGCGGTGTCCTCGAAGGAGATCGCCGCGCTCACGCCACGGACGCGCGTGGTGCCTGCTGCGCTGCAGGAACAGTGA
- a CDS encoding ATP-binding protein, whose product MAPTDDTLSRLASIGQISAGIAHEVRNPLTAVKGFLQLLQREISHQYLDIACTELDRAIATLQDLLQVSKPDLEDEPYIAINLCSELESLLYLFQDQIYRVNIIKNFKNVEEVIYGKKNQLKKALFNLLKNSFEAIPNEGTITIEHYRKGEFIFVIIGDTGVGIPADKLHLLGTPFFTTKDQGTGMGLTQVYSTIYQHGGTITVQSTEGIGTKFTIQFPTEIKENMGVIDLDLKYVQGHNFKEFFLLNIDRFNELFALETKATMKLMEDSDYT is encoded by the coding sequence ATGGCACCTACGGATGATACATTAAGCCGTCTTGCTTCAATAGGTCAAATATCGGCCGGAATCGCTCACGAAGTTAGAAACCCATTAACGGCAGTCAAGGGATTTCTGCAATTGCTGCAAAGGGAGATTTCACACCAATATTTAGATATTGCTTGTACAGAACTAGATCGGGCAATTGCCACGTTGCAAGATTTGTTACAGGTTTCTAAGCCTGACTTGGAAGATGAGCCTTATATCGCGATTAATCTTTGTTCAGAATTAGAGTCTTTACTGTATTTGTTTCAAGATCAGATTTATCGGGTTAACATTATAAAAAATTTTAAAAATGTCGAGGAGGTCATATATGGAAAGAAGAACCAGTTAAAGAAGGCGCTTTTCAATCTCTTGAAAAATTCTTTTGAAGCTATTCCTAATGAAGGAACCATTACCATCGAACATTATCGTAAGGGCGAATTCATTTTCGTCATCATCGGCGACACAGGGGTCGGTATACCGGCAGATAAACTTCATTTGTTGGGAACCCCTTTCTTTACGACCAAAGATCAAGGCACAGGAATGGGGTTAACGCAGGTGTATTCGACCATCTACCAACATGGAGGCACAATCACTGTACAAAGTACAGAAGGAATCGGAACGAAATTCACCATCCAGTTTCCGACTGAGATTAAAGAAAACATGGGAGTGATCGATTTGGATCTGAAATATGTACAAGGGCACAATTTTAAGGAATTCTTTTTGTTGAATATCGATCGCTTCAATGAATTATTCGCTTTAGAAACGAAAGCGACGATGAAACTTATGGAAGACTCTGATTATACCTGA
- a CDS encoding IS1380 family transposase, translated as MRFIIEESDEVIVTHSGMTLVGLLLDKTTLGERLNRTRLSGMGKPDISNRDVAYSYIGLLCQGKTDFDHIEAFRDDEFFTIALQMDSVPSSPTLRQRLDMAAGKAGWESILLEESANLLRTLNVTLHPIVLGESSKRRAYIPLDLDVSPFDNSGTKKEGVSRTYKGHDGYAPIFAYLGQEGYVVNVQLREGSTHVQKDTAAFLRKSIQYAKQISALPLLVRMDAGNDSAENLAVCRSQDSRAEFIIKRNLRKESPQAWLVTAQQHGVCHEPRPGKKVYHGSLMCPVKGLSEPVRMVFEVIERTTMADGQTLLVPDIEVDAYWTSLPDDPDVIIRLYHDHAVMEQFHSEIKTDLDAERLPSGKFATNNLVLHFVCMAYNLLRVIGQESLKRNDAPLRKKAERRRIRTVIQNLMTLAAKLVRHARQSKLKLGHGNRWFPVFRRLYLTFV; from the coding sequence TTGCGCTTTATCATCGAAGAATCCGACGAAGTCATTGTCACACATTCTGGAATGACCCTTGTCGGTTTATTGCTGGACAAAACCACTCTCGGTGAACGCCTGAATCGGACTCGCCTGTCAGGCATGGGAAAACCAGACATTTCAAACCGAGATGTGGCGTACTCATACATCGGCCTGCTTTGTCAAGGCAAGACGGACTTTGACCACATCGAAGCCTTTCGTGATGACGAGTTTTTCACGATCGCACTACAGATGGACAGCGTGCCTTCGAGCCCAACGCTGCGCCAGCGTTTGGATATGGCCGCCGGAAAGGCCGGCTGGGAGAGTATTTTACTCGAAGAGTCCGCAAACCTCTTGAGAACCCTGAATGTTACACTGCATCCGATTGTGCTGGGTGAGTCATCGAAACGCCGGGCTTACATTCCCCTGGACCTTGACGTGAGCCCATTTGATAACTCGGGAACGAAAAAAGAAGGCGTCTCCCGCACGTACAAAGGCCACGATGGATACGCCCCAATCTTTGCTTACCTCGGCCAAGAGGGCTATGTGGTCAATGTTCAGCTGCGTGAAGGCAGTACCCATGTTCAAAAGGATACAGCGGCCTTCTTGCGCAAGAGTATTCAGTACGCAAAGCAGATTTCAGCCCTTCCGCTGCTCGTTCGCATGGATGCCGGAAATGACAGTGCAGAAAACCTTGCCGTGTGTCGTTCTCAGGACAGCAGGGCCGAGTTCATTATCAAACGGAATCTGCGAAAGGAAAGCCCCCAGGCCTGGCTCGTGACCGCCCAGCAGCACGGTGTATGCCACGAACCTCGGCCAGGCAAGAAAGTGTATCACGGTTCGCTGATGTGCCCGGTCAAGGGCCTGTCGGAACCAGTTCGGATGGTATTCGAAGTCATCGAACGGACCACCATGGCCGACGGGCAAACCCTGTTGGTCCCAGACATCGAGGTCGACGCCTACTGGACCTCACTGCCCGACGACCCAGATGTGATCATTCGTCTGTACCATGACCACGCCGTGATGGAACAGTTCCACAGCGAAATCAAGACGGATCTGGACGCTGAACGGTTACCGTCAGGCAAGTTCGCAACCAACAACCTGGTACTGCATTTTGTATGCATGGCTTACAACTTGCTGAGGGTGATTGGCCAGGAAAGCCTAAAACGCAACGATGCACCTCTGCGTAAGAAGGCAGAACGTCGTCGTATCCGGACGGTGATTCAGAACTTGATGACCTTGGCTGCGAAACTAGTCCGACATGCCAGGCAGAGCAAACTGAAGTTGGGGCATGGGAACCGATGGTTCCCTGTGTTTCGCCGTTTGTATTTGACCTTCGTATAA